CCCCCGCAAAATGATGTCTCTGGTGGCTACCGCCGCCCTGCTGCTGCCAGCCGCCGCCCAGCCGCCCGCCCGGCGCGCTACTCCAAACTAACTGACAAACAATAGACTACTCGCTACCCCAACTGCGCGGGCCGCTAACTTCGTCGGCCGCCACGGCGGGCTCAAAGTAGTGGGCACCCAGTTGGTGGACCGGAAGGGCGAAAAAATTGCGCGGCGGGGCGTGAGCTTCGGGTGGCACAGCTTGTGGCCGCGCTTCTACAACGAAAAGGCGGTGGAGTGGCTGGCCCAGGATTTCCACTGCAACGTGGTGCGGGCGGCCATGGGCATTGAGGTGGGCGAGCAGTGCTACAAAAAAGACCCAGCCTTCTCAAAGGCCAAGGTGAAGGCCGTGGTGGACGGCGCCATCAAGGCCGGTATTTACGTCATCATCGACTGGCACAGCCACAACATCAACCTCGCCGAGGCCAAGCAATTCTTCGGCGAGGTGTCGAAACCGTACGCGAAAACACCCAACGTCATCTACGAGCTGTTCAACGAGCCCGATCAGGAAAGCTGGCCCGAGGTGAAGGCTTACGCCGAGGAAATCATCAAAGTCATCCGCGCCAACGACCCTGATAACGTTATCCTCGTGGGCTGCCCGCACTGGGACCAGGACATCAACCTGCCCGCCGCCGACCCCATCCGGGGCCCCAAAAACCTGATGTACACCATGCACTTCTACGCCGCCACGCACGGCAAGGAGTTGCGCGACCGCACCGACGCAGCCCTGGCCAGCGGCCTGCCGGTGTTCATCTCCGAATCGGCGGGCATGGAGGCCTCCGGCGACGGGCCCCTGAACCCCGCGGCCTGGCAGGCCTACATCGATTGGATGGAAGCCAAGTGCCTGAGCTGGATCACCTGGTCGGTATCGGACAAGGACGAAACCTGCTCGATGCTCCAGAAATCGGCCAGCTCCACGGGCCCCTGGAAAGACGCAGATTTGAAAGAATCGGGCCGGCAAACGCGGGCCCTTTTGCGCAAATACAACACGGAAAAATAGTTGCTTATCAGGCCTGATTAGGGCCCCAGCCGCCCCCGCCGGGGCCCTAATCACTCGTAGCGCCGCCCCTTCCACACCACGGCCCCGCCGAACAGGCGCACGTACGCCATGCCCAGGGTGAGGGCCAGCGTGTAGCCTTCGAAGAGCGGCAGCAGCCAGGGGCGCAGGCGCAGGCCGGCGCGGTGGTAGCACACGGCCGCCAGGGCCCCCTGCACCGCCACGCGCCCGCCCCACAGCGCCAGCGCCAGGCCCGGGGCTCCCGCCCAGACAAGGGCGCCCAGCGCCGGCCAGAAGCTGCTGTACACCAGCAGCTCCAGGCGCAGGCGCAGCGGCAGGGCCTGCACCCCGCGCAGCCAGCGGTGGCGCTGCCGCAGCAGGGCCCGCCAGGTGGGCATGGGCAACGAATCGGCCCGGGCTTCGGCGCTGAACACGTGGCGGAAGCCGTAGCCCTGCGCCAGCACGGCCCGGAACAGGGCGTAGTCTTCGGTGACGGAGAAGGGCAGGGCCTCGTAGCCGCCGGTGGCCTGGTAGGCGGCGCGCGTCACGAGCATGTTGTTGCCCATGGCCGTGACGGGCCGGCCGCCGGCGCTCACCACCTGGATGAGGCCCAGCGAGAGCAGCCAGTCGAGGCCCTGGAGGCGGTCGAACAGCCGGGGCCCCTGCACGGCGGTGATGCCCGTGACGGTGCCCACCCCGGGCGCGGCGTGGGCCAGCAGCGCGGTTATCCAGGTGACAGGGAGGTGGATGTCGGCGTCGGTGACGAAGAAATACGCGGTGGTGGCGCGGCGGGCCAGGTGGGCCAGCACGTTGGCCTTGCCGCGGGCCGTGCCCAGGGCGTCGGTGATGGGCACGATTTCAAAATGCCCTTCAAAGCCCCGCATAGCGGCTTCGGCCACGGCGGCGGTACCGTCGGTGCTGCCGTCGTCGCCGAGCAGGATTTCCAGCAGCTCGGGCGGGTAGCGCAGGGCGCGCAGGCTGGCCAGGCAGCGCGGCAGGGCCCCAGCTTCGTTGCGGGCGGCCAGCAAAACGCTGACGCGGGGCAGCGGTGCGGGCAGCGCCCCCGCGGCGGGGGCCCCGCGCCGGGTGGCCAGGGCCCCCGCCGAGCCGGCCAGCACCAGCAGCCACAGCGCGCAGTACAGCAGCAAAAAAGTCGTCATCGAACCAGGCTGGAAAGGTGCGCCGGCCGCCGCGCTACAGCGCTGCGAATTCGTAGCCGCGCCGGGCAAAGTACGTCAGTACCCGCGGCAGCACGTAGCGGAGGCGGGCGCTGGCCTTGCGGCTGTCGTGAAACACGAGGATGTCGCCGGGGCGGGCGGCGGCCAGCGTCAGGTGCAGGCACTCGGCGGGGGCCAGCCGGGGGTCGTAGTCGCGGGTGAGCACCGACCACTGCACCACCCGAAACCCGGGCCGCAGCGCCCGCAGCAGCGGCCACGTGAGGCGGCCGTAGGGCGGGCGGAACAGCGGCCCTTGCGGAGCTGCTGGCGGTTGGCCAAGGGCAGGCGGAGGTGAGAGGCTGGCAGGAAGCACGCCAGCCGCTAAGTCGTGCAGGGCCTGCTGGCACTGGGCCACCCCGGCCAGGTACTCGGCGCGGGAAATTTGCCAGGCGCTGCGGTGGTGCTGGGTGTGGTTGCCCAGGCGGTGGCCGGCGGCCAGGGCGGCACGGGCAATTTCGGGGTGGCGGGCCAGGTTGTCGCCCACGCAAAAGAACGTAGCCTTGGCGCCGTGCTCCGCCAACTGCGCCAGCACCCAAGGGGTTTCCTCGGGAATGGGGCCGTCGTCGAAGGTGAGGTAGAGGCACGGGCGGCCGCTGGGGCCCGCGGCGGGGCCGTGCCACTCGACCCCCGGCAGCAGGCGGTGCAGCAGCCGGGGCGGGCGCGTGAGCAGGGCCCCTTCCAGCCAGCTCATCAGCGGGCCCAGCATCAGCGGGCGATGCGCATGTAGGGCACGCCGGCGCCGGGCAGCGGGCCCAGCACCTGGGCCAGGGCCTTGAGGAAATTGGGGGCCGTGTCGGGCCGGCCGGCGGCGGGGCCCCGGCCGAGCTGGCGGTAGTGCTCGCCGCGCCACTCGCCCACTGCGGTGGGCGTGCCGGCCTCGTCGGAGCTGCGGCCCAGGGTGGCTTCGAGCAGGAAGTAGCGGGGGCGCGGCGCGTCGAGGGCTTCGGGGGGCGCGCCGGGGGCCCCGGGGCTGTCGTCGTCGTCGTCGTCGGCCTCCTCGTCGTCGGGGTAGTCTTCCTCGTCGTTTTCGTACACCAGGGCCCCAAAATGGGCTTCGGTGCTGGCCTGCGGGGCGGGCAGGTGCAGCAGGGCCACGGCGCGGCCGGCCACCTCGTGCCAGGTCAGGCGCAGGCCGCGCGACGATACGTGCTCGGCGGGCGGGAGGCCCTCGGCGGCCTTTTCCCACATGTAAAGCAGCAGTTCACGGGCCAGGGCGGGGTCGGCCAGCTCGCGGCGCACGGCGGCGGGGCGGCGGCCGGCCAGCTGGGGCACGAGCACGTGGGCAAAAGCGTAGGGATGCGGACGGGCCATAAGTGGGGCAAAAGTAGGCCGCCGGGGGTTTAGTTGGCAGGTGTCGGGGGCTCATTATCGGTTGCCCGTGGTCCGTTATTCAATGAAAAGAATCTGTAATTTTTTAGGCAATGATATACATTTGTACACCAAATACAACTTATTGAAATTTTGAGCGTCTATTTACACTAGACAAACGCACTGGTGCTATGCTCCCTACTTTCAAAAGCCTGCTCGATTTGGTAAAAGCCTTCCCCGACGAGGAGGCTTGCTTGCTGCATTTGGAAGCGCTGCGGTGGAACGGCATCCCCGTTTCACCGTTTGACGCCACTTCCAAGGTGTACAAGTGCGCGGGGCACAAATACAAGTGCAAGAACACTGGCAAGTACTTCAACGTCAAGGTGGGCACCGTGTTTGAAGATACCAAGATACCGCTGCAAAAGTGGTTCATGGCCCTCTATATCTTCTCTAGCCACAAAAAGGGCATTTCCTCGCACCAGTTGGCCCGCGACATTGACGTAACGCAGAAAAGCGCGTGGTTTCTGTTGCACCGCTTGCGTTACGCCTTCGCCCACCCCAACTTTCAGGCAACGATGGACGGCACCGTGGAGGTGGACGAAACCTACGTGGGCGGCAAGGAGAGCAACAAACACGCTAGCAAGAAAACGCCGAACACGCAAGGCCGCAGCCTCAAGACCAAAAAGGCCGTGGTGGGCGTGTTGCAGCGCGACGGGCACGTAATCGCCCAAATGGTGGAAGATGTAACGAGCGCGACGCTTGTAACCATCATCAACGAGACGGTGGAAGCGGGCGCGACGATGCACACCGACGAATACCAAGCTTACGGGCCGATTGCCGCTGTGTACAACCACCAGATTGTCCGCCACAGCGCCAAGCAGTACGTGGACGACAAAGCGCACACCAACGGCTTAGAAGGCTTTTGGAGCCACTTTAAGCGCATGGTGGACGGCATCTACCACCACGTCAGCTTTGAGCACTTGCAAGCCTACGTAACCGAGTTTTCGCTTCGTTGGAATACGCGCCGTTCGGCTACGGCCGACCGCTTCAATTTGATTCTCGGCAATATTGCTGGACGCCTTACTTATGCAACCTTGATTGCGTAGCCTGCGCCCAGGAACAGGCTTAATTGCTTGTTTTCTTGCAAAAGTATTTGATTATAACCCTTTTAATCCTCGCCCAGCATGAAACAGAAACTCCTTCGTTCTACCTATGAAGGCAAATTGCAAGTGGGCGATATTGAGCTCACGGTTGCCGTGCTAGAGGATGGCAGCAGGGTAATAAAAAGCCGGGCAATTTTTCAGGCGTTTGGCCGCAGAATACGGGGGCGATCTGAAGCGGAAGCTGCTTTGCGTGTGCCCAACAGGCCCAGCTTCATTGACGCCAAGAATGTCCAGCCGCTCATAAGCCCAGAGCTTGAGGAATTGCTTGTGCCAATCACTTACGAAGGCAAAGATGGGAAGCCAATTGAGGGATATAACGCCCTCATTTTGCCACAGTTGTGCAAAGTTTACCTTGACGCACGGGCCGGGGGCATTCTTTTCGAACGTCAACTCCCATTAGCGAGGGCAAGCGAAATATTGCTCGTCGGCTTGTCTAACATCGGCATTATTGCCCTTATCGATGAAGCCACTGGTTACCAGTATGACCGTGAACGCGACGAACTGCAAAAAATACTCAAGGCTTACATCAATGAGGCGTTGTTGCCGTGGCAACGTCGTTTCCCGAACGTATACTACAAAGAACTATTTAGGCTAAATGGGTGGGACTTTTCGATAAGTGAAATTACGCGGCGGCGGCCCAGCATCATTGGCCTTTGGACCAATCAGTTTATTTACGAACAACTTCCTAAAGACGTACTGAAGACCCTGAAGGAGAAAACACCGAAAAATGAAGCAGGGCAATACAAGGCCAAATTTCACCAAAGCTTTATAGAAGATATTGGGCACCCTGGTTTACAAAATCAAATAAGCTCGGTTGTTGCCCTGATGGGTATTTCCGACACAATGGACGGGTTTAGGGCCCAATTTGAGCGCTTAAAACAACGACGGGCCGGCCAATTGGAATTCACACTTGAAACCGGTAATTCTGCAAAACCCAAGCTTAATCCATCAACTCCCTTCGACACATCCTTAAAAGCATTGCTCAATGTACCGCCGCCTAAGAAGGACAGCGAAGAGCCTAGCGAAGAAGCCCCGGCAACAAAAAAATCAAAAGCCACCAAATAAGAAAGGCCCCGCAGTGCGGAGCCTTTTAAAGGAAAATTACAAGGGAGCGTTTTTGACCGCTTTGCAGACATCGCCCATGTAATTGCGCATCTTGAGCTTGATGGATTTAGGCGGTTCTACTATGCGCCCTCCTTCCGTTACTTCTTGTTGGCA
This genomic stretch from Hymenobacter sp. PAMC 26628 harbors:
- a CDS encoding polysaccharide deacetylase family protein — encoded protein: MLGPLMSWLEGALLTRPPRLLHRLLPGVEWHGPAAGPSGRPCLYLTFDDGPIPEETPWVLAQLAEHGAKATFFCVGDNLARHPEIARAALAAGHRLGNHTQHHRSAWQISRAEYLAGVAQCQQALHDLAAGVLPASLSPPPALGQPPAAPQGPLFRPPYGRLTWPLLRALRPGFRVVQWSVLTRDYDPRLAPAECLHLTLAAARPGDILVFHDSRKASARLRYVLPRVLTYFARRGYEFAAL
- a CDS encoding glycosyltransferase; this encodes MTTFLLLYCALWLLVLAGSAGALATRRGAPAAGALPAPLPRVSVLLAARNEAGALPRCLASLRALRYPPELLEILLGDDGSTDGTAAVAEAAMRGFEGHFEIVPITDALGTARGKANVLAHLARRATTAYFFVTDADIHLPVTWITALLAHAAPGVGTVTGITAVQGPRLFDRLQGLDWLLSLGLIQVVSAGGRPVTAMGNNMLVTRAAYQATGGYEALPFSVTEDYALFRAVLAQGYGFRHVFSAEARADSLPMPTWRALLRQRHRWLRGVQALPLRLRLELLVYSSFWPALGALVWAGAPGLALALWGGRVAVQGALAAVCYHRAGLRLRPWLLPLFEGYTLALTLGMAYVRLFGGAVVWKGRRYE
- a CDS encoding glycoside hydrolase family 5 protein; translation: MGTQLVDRKGEKIARRGVSFGWHSLWPRFYNEKAVEWLAQDFHCNVVRAAMGIEVGEQCYKKDPAFSKAKVKAVVDGAIKAGIYVIIDWHSHNINLAEAKQFFGEVSKPYAKTPNVIYELFNEPDQESWPEVKAYAEEIIKVIRANDPDNVILVGCPHWDQDINLPAADPIRGPKNLMYTMHFYAATHGKELRDRTDAALASGLPVFISESAGMEASGDGPLNPAAWQAYIDWMEAKCLSWITWSVSDKDETCSMLQKSASSTGPWKDADLKESGRQTRALLRKYNTEK
- a CDS encoding P63C domain-containing protein, whose product is MKQKLLRSTYEGKLQVGDIELTVAVLEDGSRVIKSRAIFQAFGRRIRGRSEAEAALRVPNRPSFIDAKNVQPLISPELEELLVPITYEGKDGKPIEGYNALILPQLCKVYLDARAGGILFERQLPLARASEILLVGLSNIGIIALIDEATGYQYDRERDELQKILKAYINEALLPWQRRFPNVYYKELFRLNGWDFSISEITRRRPSIIGLWTNQFIYEQLPKDVLKTLKEKTPKNEAGQYKAKFHQSFIEDIGHPGLQNQISSVVALMGISDTMDGFRAQFERLKQRRAGQLEFTLETGNSAKPKLNPSTPFDTSLKALLNVPPPKKDSEEPSEEAPATKKSKATK
- a CDS encoding IS1595 family transposase; the protein is MLPTFKSLLDLVKAFPDEEACLLHLEALRWNGIPVSPFDATSKVYKCAGHKYKCKNTGKYFNVKVGTVFEDTKIPLQKWFMALYIFSSHKKGISSHQLARDIDVTQKSAWFLLHRLRYAFAHPNFQATMDGTVEVDETYVGGKESNKHASKKTPNTQGRSLKTKKAVVGVLQRDGHVIAQMVEDVTSATLVTIINETVEAGATMHTDEYQAYGPIAAVYNHQIVRHSAKQYVDDKAHTNGLEGFWSHFKRMVDGIYHHVSFEHLQAYVTEFSLRWNTRRSATADRFNLILGNIAGRLTYATLIA